In Ostrea edulis chromosome 6, xbOstEdul1.1, whole genome shotgun sequence, a single window of DNA contains:
- the LOC125646547 gene encoding probable ATP-dependent DNA helicase RecS isoform X5, whose amino-acid sequence MTWRQKVDDLLRVHNFPVKLKEEQIEILSAVFEGKDVFAQLPTGYGKSLIYTLIPLLLDKLHVECKHTILVISPLRALMQDQVQSLNAHNVKARALLDTTSLEELEGSSILFSSPEAAVLPKWKKIIRKTAISVVVFDEAHCISQWGLDFRPDYRKVSTLQSWLSAPTLVLTATATADIQKDIYEVLGMTEDSTKVIALLPDRQL is encoded by the exons ATGACGTGGAGACAGAAAGTTGACGATCTGCTGCGGGTACACAATTTCCCGGTCAAATTAAAAGAAGAACAGATAGAGATACTTTCTGCAGTGTTTGAGGGAAAGGATGTGTTTGCCCAGCTTCCTACTGGCTATGGAAAAAGCCTGATTTACACACTCATCCCACTTCTGCTGGACAAACTTCAC gTGGAATGCAAGCACACAATTCTTGTAATTTCTCCTTTGCGAGCTTTAATGCAGGATCAGGTGCAATCACTGAATGCCCACAATGTGAAAGCTAGAGCTCTTTTGGACACCACTTCATTGGAAG aacTTGAAGGTAGCAGCATTTTATTTTCCTCCCCTGAAGCTGCAGTATTGCCGAAATGGAAGAAAATAATTAGGAAAACAGCTATTTCAGTTGTTGTGTTTGATGAGGCTCACTGCATATCACAATG GGGTCTTGACTTTAGACCAGACTACCGAAAGGTATCCACATTGCAGAGTTGGCTGTCTGCTCCAACTCTTGTGTTGACTGCCACTGCTACAGCAGATATCCAGAAAGACATATATGAAGTGTTGGGGATGACCGAGGACAGCACTAAAGTCATTGCTCTTTTACCAGACAG ACAGTTGTGA
- the LOC125646547 gene encoding probable ATP-dependent DNA helicase RecS isoform X2 yields the protein MTWRQKVDDLLRVHNFPVKLKEEQIEILSAVFEGKDVFAQLPTGYGKSLIYTLIPLLLDKLHVECKHTILVISPLRALMQDQVQSLNAHNVKARALLDTTSLEELEGSSILFSSPEAAVLPKWKKIIRKTAISVVVFDEAHCISQWGLDFRPDYRKVSTLQSWLSAPTLVLTATATADIQKDIYEVLGMTEDSTKVIALLPDRYHPLKLLPFCCPINPSILSIIYPFTTQAISMKGYYQG from the exons ATGACGTGGAGACAGAAAGTTGACGATCTGCTGCGGGTACACAATTTCCCGGTCAAATTAAAAGAAGAACAGATAGAGATACTTTCTGCAGTGTTTGAGGGAAAGGATGTGTTTGCCCAGCTTCCTACTGGCTATGGAAAAAGCCTGATTTACACACTCATCCCACTTCTGCTGGACAAACTTCAC gTGGAATGCAAGCACACAATTCTTGTAATTTCTCCTTTGCGAGCTTTAATGCAGGATCAGGTGCAATCACTGAATGCCCACAATGTGAAAGCTAGAGCTCTTTTGGACACCACTTCATTGGAAG aacTTGAAGGTAGCAGCATTTTATTTTCCTCCCCTGAAGCTGCAGTATTGCCGAAATGGAAGAAAATAATTAGGAAAACAGCTATTTCAGTTGTTGTGTTTGATGAGGCTCACTGCATATCACAATG GGGTCTTGACTTTAGACCAGACTACCGAAAGGTATCCACATTGCAGAGTTGGCTGTCTGCTCCAACTCTTGTGTTGACTGCCACTGCTACAGCAGATATCCAGAAAGACATATATGAAGTGTTGGGGATGACCGAGGACAGCACTAAAGTCATTGCTCTTTTACCAGACAG GTATCATCCCTTGAAGTTGCTGCCATTTTGTTGTCCCATTAACCCGAGCATTTTGAGCATCATTTACCCGTTCACAACTCAAGCCATCAGCATGAAGGGGTATTATCAAGGGTGA
- the LOC125646547 gene encoding probable ATP-dependent DNA helicase RecS isoform X4 → MTWRQKVDDLLRVHNFPVKLKEEQIEILSAVFEGKDVFAQLPTGYGKSLIYTLIPLLLDKLHVECKHTILVISPLRALMQDQVQSLNAHNVKARALLDTTSLEELEGSSILFSSPEAAVLPKWKKIIRKTAISVVVFDEAHCISQWGLDFRPDYRKVSTLQSWLSAPTLVLTATATADIQKDIYEVLGMTEDSTKVIALLPDRYVT, encoded by the exons ATGACGTGGAGACAGAAAGTTGACGATCTGCTGCGGGTACACAATTTCCCGGTCAAATTAAAAGAAGAACAGATAGAGATACTTTCTGCAGTGTTTGAGGGAAAGGATGTGTTTGCCCAGCTTCCTACTGGCTATGGAAAAAGCCTGATTTACACACTCATCCCACTTCTGCTGGACAAACTTCAC gTGGAATGCAAGCACACAATTCTTGTAATTTCTCCTTTGCGAGCTTTAATGCAGGATCAGGTGCAATCACTGAATGCCCACAATGTGAAAGCTAGAGCTCTTTTGGACACCACTTCATTGGAAG aacTTGAAGGTAGCAGCATTTTATTTTCCTCCCCTGAAGCTGCAGTATTGCCGAAATGGAAGAAAATAATTAGGAAAACAGCTATTTCAGTTGTTGTGTTTGATGAGGCTCACTGCATATCACAATG GGGTCTTGACTTTAGACCAGACTACCGAAAGGTATCCACATTGCAGAGTTGGCTGTCTGCTCCAACTCTTGTGTTGACTGCCACTGCTACAGCAGATATCCAGAAAGACATATATGAAGTGTTGGGGATGACCGAGGACAGCACTAAAGTCATTGCTCTTTTACCAGACAG ATATGTTACCTGA
- the LOC125646544 gene encoding uncharacterized protein LOC125646544, with product MEEEDIPEGVWYCSTDCEKEKSARRTKKKTTATTLTDFKMDYVLLLIWRGLSQMSRKDAIRENNGKMMIIHWKFDLLQFFSRHHPKYFLLCTRLLLAVNGAVSPRLQKTLIWNRTISSNGGLGKNIEMDLQMEYFNKEYKESVKDAAGHLTPDTVARHSQMIGIGKEVAKVYDISVSGMSGRTIHKGGGVDRSKDFSDFIELLLPEKIFCAHPGRHYKSFPDVDVNVHAKAHPKTIRERLERIRKEESRKLKRRNQMLEYGTIL from the exons ATGGAAGAGGAAGACATTCCAGAGGGTGTTTGGTATTGCAGTACTGATTGTGAAAAAGAGAAGTCAGCTAGAAGAACAAAGAAAAAGACGACGGCAACCACTTTAACAGATTTTAAAATGGATTATGTCCTTCTCCTCATCTGGCGAGGGCTTTCGCAGATGTCAAGGAAAGATGCTATTAGGGAGAACAATGGGAAGATGATGATAATCCATTGGAAATTTGATCTCCTGCAGTTTTTTTCCAGACACCACCCAAAATACTTCCTCTTGTGCACCAGACTGCTCCTAGCAGTAAATGGTGCAGTTTCACCTAGGTTACAAAAGACATTGATTTGGAACAGAACCATCAGTTCCAATGGTGGACTGGGGAAGAACATTGAAATGGATTTGCAAATGGAGTACTTCAATAAGGAGTACAAAG agAGTGTTAAAGATGCCGCAGGACACTTGACACCCGACACAGTGGCAAGGCACAGCCAAATGATTGGGATAGGGAAAGAGGTTGCCAAGGTGTACGACATAAGTGTGAGTGGTATGTCAGGACGCACTATCCACAAGGGTGGGGGAGTTGATAGATCAAAAGACTTTTCTGACTTTATCGAGCTTCTTCTTCCCGAGAAAATCTTTTGTGCTCATCCAGGAAGACATTATAAAAGTTTTCCTGATGTTGACGTAAATGTACATGCAAAAGCCCATCCCAAAACCATTCGAGAAAGACTGGAGAGAATACGAAAAGAGGAGAGCAGGAAGTTGAAGAGAAGAAATCAAATGTTAGAATATGGGACAATTTTGTAG
- the LOC125646547 gene encoding probable ATP-dependent DNA helicase RecS isoform X1, with the protein MTWRQKVDDLLRVHNFPVKLKEEQIEILSAVFEGKDVFAQLPTGYGKSLIYTLIPLLLDKLHVECKHTILVISPLRALMQDQVQSLNAHNVKARALLDTTSLEELEGSSILFSSPEAAVLPKWKKIIRKTAISVVVFDEAHCISQWGLDFRPDYRKVSTLQSWLSAPTLVLTATATADIQKDIYEVLGMTEDSTKVIALLPDSDRKHKRSSEVAARSFSFTRPKQHQEDDYVCQIYKHFPTDF; encoded by the exons ATGACGTGGAGACAGAAAGTTGACGATCTGCTGCGGGTACACAATTTCCCGGTCAAATTAAAAGAAGAACAGATAGAGATACTTTCTGCAGTGTTTGAGGGAAAGGATGTGTTTGCCCAGCTTCCTACTGGCTATGGAAAAAGCCTGATTTACACACTCATCCCACTTCTGCTGGACAAACTTCAC gTGGAATGCAAGCACACAATTCTTGTAATTTCTCCTTTGCGAGCTTTAATGCAGGATCAGGTGCAATCACTGAATGCCCACAATGTGAAAGCTAGAGCTCTTTTGGACACCACTTCATTGGAAG aacTTGAAGGTAGCAGCATTTTATTTTCCTCCCCTGAAGCTGCAGTATTGCCGAAATGGAAGAAAATAATTAGGAAAACAGCTATTTCAGTTGTTGTGTTTGATGAGGCTCACTGCATATCACAATG GGGTCTTGACTTTAGACCAGACTACCGAAAGGTATCCACATTGCAGAGTTGGCTGTCTGCTCCAACTCTTGTGTTGACTGCCACTGCTACAGCAGATATCCAGAAAGACATATATGAAGTGTTGGGGATGACCGAGGACAGCACTAAAGTCATTGCTCTTTTACCAGACAG TGACAGAAAACATAAAAGAAGCTCTGAAGTGGCTGCCAGGTCATTTTCATTCACAAGACCCAAACAACATCAGGAAGATGATTATGTATGTCAGATCTATAAACACTTTCCAACAGATTTTTAA
- the LOC125646547 gene encoding probable ATP-dependent DNA helicase RecS isoform X3, with protein MTWRQKVDDLLRVHNFPVKLKEEQIEILSAVFEGKDVFAQLPTGYGKSLIYTLIPLLLDKLHVECKHTILVISPLRALMQDQVQSLNAHNVKARALLDTTSLEELEGSSILFSSPEAAVLPKWKKIIRKTAISVVVFDEAHCISQWGLDFRPDYRKVSTLQSWLSAPTLVLTATATADIQKDIYEVLGMTEDSTKVIALLPDRYAEEEFHRICTTDTF; from the exons ATGACGTGGAGACAGAAAGTTGACGATCTGCTGCGGGTACACAATTTCCCGGTCAAATTAAAAGAAGAACAGATAGAGATACTTTCTGCAGTGTTTGAGGGAAAGGATGTGTTTGCCCAGCTTCCTACTGGCTATGGAAAAAGCCTGATTTACACACTCATCCCACTTCTGCTGGACAAACTTCAC gTGGAATGCAAGCACACAATTCTTGTAATTTCTCCTTTGCGAGCTTTAATGCAGGATCAGGTGCAATCACTGAATGCCCACAATGTGAAAGCTAGAGCTCTTTTGGACACCACTTCATTGGAAG aacTTGAAGGTAGCAGCATTTTATTTTCCTCCCCTGAAGCTGCAGTATTGCCGAAATGGAAGAAAATAATTAGGAAAACAGCTATTTCAGTTGTTGTGTTTGATGAGGCTCACTGCATATCACAATG GGGTCTTGACTTTAGACCAGACTACCGAAAGGTATCCACATTGCAGAGTTGGCTGTCTGCTCCAACTCTTGTGTTGACTGCCACTGCTACAGCAGATATCCAGAAAGACATATATGAAGTGTTGGGGATGACCGAGGACAGCACTAAAGTCATTGCTCTTTTACCAGACAG atatgcagaagaGGAATTTCATAGAATTTGCACTACTGATACTTTTtaa